One Perognathus longimembris pacificus isolate PPM17 chromosome 2, ASM2315922v1, whole genome shotgun sequence DNA segment encodes these proteins:
- the Ifit3 gene encoding interferon-induced protein with tetratricopeptide repeats 3, which produces MSEAPKKSLEKILQQLKCHFTWNLFKDGNIPSYLEERLHSHAEHLDTEYKATIYNFLAYIKHLNGENEAALECLQKAEELHQQGHTDQAEIRSLVTWGNYAWLYYHMGQLSEVQTYIDKVKRICEQFSNPYSIEYPEIDSEEGWTRLKCGKHERAKVCFQKALEEQPNNPEFSSGLAIAMFHLNDNPQKESSAEALKQAIELDPDNLYVKALMALKLQKTSAEAKGEQFIEEALRKDPCPTNVLLKAVTFYRKKGDLDKVIELIVRTIECTPNNSCLCYHILCSFMSQIKKMKVNGESKAGGNQEKIEQLEKLLRDCTKKALEKRVRTLNTCFELNEFLETEECCQNTFNKELPKAESQHLHSRDCSIQENHGKAEDTAVQNGFESISISKDKPEKEERKSQVQNMEKNLLQPDAVSSWYLQGSVHKRNGDLLQALACYEKELGYLLRESPSGIGSFFLTASQPGDSNEDKAQGAGASQLLDSFTKEEGNCSE; this is translated from the coding sequence tGAGGCCCCCAAAAAGTCCCTGGAAAAAATCCTTCAACAGCTGAAATGCCATTTCACCTGGAATTTATTCAAGGATGGAAATATACCAAGTTATCTAGAAGAAAGACTACACAGTCACGCGGAACACTTAGACACTGAGTACAAGGCTACAATATACAACTTCTTAGCCTACATTAAACACCTAAATGGTGAGAATGAGGCAGCCCTAGAATGCTTACAGAAAGCTGAAGAGTTACACCAGCAAGGCCACACTGACCAGGCAGAGATCAGAAGTCTGGTCACATGGGGTAACTATGCCTGGCTTTACTATCACATGGGCCAACTCTCAGAAGTTCAGACTTACATTGACAAGGTAAAACGTATCTGTGAGCAGTTTTCAAATCCTTACAGTATTGAGTATCCTGAGATTGACTCTGAGGAAGGATGGACACGACTGAAGTGTGGAAAACATGAGAGAGCTAAAGTGTGCTTCCAGAAGGCTCTTGAAGAACAGCCCAACAACCCTGAATTCTCCTCTGGGTTGGCAATTGCAATGTTCCATTTGAATGATAATCCTCAGAAGGAGTCTTCTGCTGAAGCTCTGAAGCAGGCCATTGAGTTAGATCCTGACAACCTATATGTCAAAGCTCTAATGGCTTTGAAACTACAGAAGACAAGTGCAGAGGCCAAAGGAGAACAGTTCATTGAAGAAGCCCTGAGGAAGGACCCTTGCCCAACAAATGTCCTTCTAAAAGCTGTCACATTTTACAGAAAAAAGGGAGACCTAGACAAAGTTATTGAACTGATTGTGAGGACAATAGAATGCACACCAAATAATAGCTGCCTCTGTTACCATATTTTGTGTAGCTTCATGTCACAAATCAAAAAAATGAAAGTCAATGGAGAATCTAAAGCAGGTGGAAATCAAGAGAAGATTGAACAACTGGAGAAACTGCTCAGAGACTGTACAAAGAAAGCTCTAGAAAAGAGGGTAAGGACTCTGAATACATGCTTTGAGCTCAATGAGTTCCTGGAAACAGAAGAATGCTGTCAGAACACATTCAATAAAGAGCTCCCCAAGGCTGAGAGCCAGCATCTCCATTCGAGGGATTGCAGCATTCAAGAGAATCATGGAAAGGCAGAAGACACTGCTGTTCAAAATGGTTTTGAGAGTATTTCTATAAGCAAAGACAAAcctgagaaggaagaaaggaaaagccaaGTACAAAACATGGAGAAAAACTTACTTCAGCCAGATGCAGTGAGTTCTTGGTATCTGCAAGGATCAGTTCATAAACGGAATGGAGATCTGTTGCAAGCCCTGGCATGTTATGAAAAAGAACTAGGCTACTTGCTTAGGGAGTCCCCCTCAGGCATAGGCAGCTTCTTCCTGACAGCATCGCAGCCAGGAGACAGCAATGAGGACAAGGCCCAAGGTGCAGGAGCTTCCCAACTTTTGGACTCATtcacaaaggaggaaggaaattgCTCTGAGTAG